One region of Halohasta litchfieldiae genomic DNA includes:
- a CDS encoding DUF7091 family protein, with the protein MDERFEEFMRDRLRELGKGYERTRRAYSEGKGDTDSPPEAVEALPVDEAGRAKLVCRRYAEKRAVALDNEGKPACFDPDHTDCVGCVEDIRDGIVETW; encoded by the coding sequence ATGGACGAGCGTTTCGAGGAGTTCATGCGCGACCGACTCCGGGAACTCGGGAAGGGGTACGAACGCACGCGCCGTGCCTACAGCGAGGGGAAGGGCGACACCGACAGCCCGCCGGAGGCAGTCGAAGCGCTCCCGGTCGACGAGGCAGGCCGTGCAAAGCTTGTCTGTCGACGCTATGCCGAAAAGCGAGCGGTCGCGCTGGACAACGAGGGAAAGCCGGCTTGTTTTGATCCGGACCACACCGACTGTGTCGGCTGTGTCGAGGACATCCGAGATGGGATCGTCGAAACCTGGTAA
- a CDS encoding response regulator has protein sequence MAFRTLVVDDSSFQRTVVSDTLDDRFEIVDTAENGKQAIEKFDALDPDVITMDIVMPEMTGIEALTEIKNRSPETIIVMCTSVEQEEKMRAAAKAGADGYVTKPISEPKLHEEFDSLLE, from the coding sequence ATGGCATTTCGGACGCTTGTCGTAGACGACTCGTCGTTTCAGCGGACCGTCGTCTCCGACACGCTCGATGATCGGTTCGAAATCGTCGACACGGCCGAAAACGGGAAGCAGGCCATCGAAAAGTTCGACGCACTCGATCCGGACGTAATTACGATGGATATCGTGATGCCGGAGATGACCGGCATCGAGGCACTCACCGAGATCAAAAACCGCTCTCCGGAGACGATTATCGTCATGTGTACGAGCGTCGAACAGGAAGAAAAGATGCGAGCGGCCGCCAAAGCCGGCGCTGACGGCTACGTGACCAAACCGATCTCTGAACCCAAACTCCACGAGGAGTTCGACTCGCTACTTGAGTAG
- a CDS encoding tRNA (guanine(26)-N(2))-dimethyltransferase → MQLTEGDLTIEVEQPRDGTSEGSGDGVFFNPTMELNRDITVAVLRAYQEREPRVDTYLDAMAASGIRGVRAANEGYSVTCCDIDSESAELARENLARNDLDGAVENRNVNALLHESMFDVVDLDPFGTPIPFVDAAFATTRNMVCVTATDTAPLCGAHLNSGIRKYSAVPQNTDYHPEMGLRTLLSALVRTAARYDVAATPICSHVSRHYARTYLELDHRATSADSLLENLGFIHHCEECLARDYEYGHYPETVPEECPVCGSNRTLTAGPVWLGPVADSEFTRSVIDHLTPEMGTAARAERLLSTVAEEIDTPTHYDQHRLCKQWGVPANSMDEFVGDLQEAGYDASKAHYSGTAFKADATLAEIREAAAPDAD, encoded by the coding sequence ATGCAACTTACCGAAGGCGACCTCACAATCGAGGTCGAACAGCCCCGTGACGGCACTAGCGAGGGCAGCGGCGACGGCGTCTTTTTCAACCCGACGATGGAGCTCAATCGGGATATTACGGTCGCAGTGCTGCGGGCCTATCAGGAGCGTGAACCCCGCGTCGACACCTATCTCGATGCGATGGCCGCCTCCGGAATCCGCGGCGTCCGGGCGGCCAACGAGGGGTACTCGGTCACCTGCTGTGATATCGACAGCGAATCCGCCGAGTTGGCTCGCGAGAACCTCGCGCGCAACGATCTCGACGGGGCGGTCGAAAATCGAAATGTCAACGCTCTGCTCCACGAGTCGATGTTCGATGTGGTCGACCTCGATCCGTTCGGCACCCCGATCCCCTTTGTTGACGCCGCGTTTGCGACCACCCGAAACATGGTCTGTGTCACCGCAACCGACACCGCACCGCTCTGTGGGGCCCACCTGAACAGCGGAATTAGAAAGTACAGCGCAGTGCCACAGAACACCGACTACCACCCCGAAATGGGGCTGCGAACCCTGCTGTCGGCGCTGGTCCGAACCGCCGCACGCTACGATGTGGCTGCCACGCCGATCTGTTCGCACGTCTCGCGACACTACGCCCGAACCTATCTGGAACTCGACCATCGGGCAACCTCGGCCGACAGTCTCCTCGAAAATTTGGGGTTCATTCACCACTGCGAGGAGTGTCTAGCCCGCGATTACGAGTACGGCCACTACCCCGAAACCGTCCCCGAGGAGTGTCCCGTCTGCGGCAGTAATCGAACCCTAACCGCCGGCCCGGTGTGGCTCGGCCCGGTTGCCGACAGCGAGTTTACCCGGTCGGTTATCGACCACCTAACGCCCGAAATGGGGACAGCTGCTCGCGCAGAGCGACTGCTGTCGACGGTCGCCGAAGAAATCGACACCCCAACCCACTACGACCAACACCGCCTCTGTAAACAGTGGGGCGTCCCCGCCAACTCGATGGACGAGTTCGTTGGAGATCTGCAAGAGGCCGGCTACGATGCCTCGAAAGCCCACTACAGCGGGACCGCGTTCAAAGCCGACGCGACGCTGGCTGAGATCCGCGAGGCCGCCGCTCCCGACGCCGACTGA
- a CDS encoding TRAM domain-containing protein, with amino-acid sequence MPNCPLADDCPSFSERIQGMGCQHYGDRGGAEWCQHYNMPISELKQQPIKPGEEVIVDVTDMHQSGAGVGRTDDGFIVFVDGLLPEARAKVRIDRVLSNHAKANEVVERLPLVDEDGEEIDPDEADSDADGEESDADDGDKPTRDRGTDRENLGSRENFWGG; translated from the coding sequence ATGCCGAACTGTCCACTGGCGGATGACTGCCCAAGCTTCTCCGAGCGAATCCAAGGCATGGGCTGTCAGCATTACGGTGATCGTGGCGGGGCTGAGTGGTGCCAACACTACAACATGCCGATCAGCGAGCTGAAACAGCAGCCGATCAAACCCGGCGAGGAAGTCATCGTCGACGTCACCGACATGCACCAAAGCGGTGCCGGTGTCGGTCGCACTGATGACGGCTTTATCGTCTTCGTCGACGGTCTCCTTCCGGAGGCACGGGCCAAAGTCCGCATCGACCGCGTGCTGTCGAACCATGCCAAAGCCAACGAGGTCGTCGAACGACTTCCCCTCGTTGACGAGGACGGCGAGGAAATCGATCCCGACGAGGCCGACAGCGATGCTGACGGCGAGGAAAGCGATGCCGACGACGGCGACAAGCCAACCCGCGACCGCGGGACGGATCGGGAAAACCTCGGCAGCCGCGAGAACTTCTGGGGCGGCTAA
- a CDS encoding Tfx family DNA-binding protein, whose amino-acid sequence MTDGTDTETDRSPPETVDEFDVDALLERAGFDAETNVLTRRQAEVLALRERGMRQRDIADRLGTSRANVSNVETSARENITSARETVAFAEAVGSPVQVEIPAGTDLFDVPTLVYDACDEAEVKVQHTAPELMTVVSDAASDAVQGRAVHERLLIGVTDAGEVRVRQSTE is encoded by the coding sequence ATGACAGACGGGACCGACACCGAGACCGACCGGTCACCCCCCGAGACGGTCGACGAGTTCGATGTCGACGCACTCCTCGAACGGGCTGGGTTCGATGCGGAGACGAACGTGTTGACACGCCGCCAAGCCGAGGTGTTGGCACTCCGAGAGCGGGGGATGCGCCAGCGGGATATCGCCGACCGGCTTGGCACCTCACGGGCCAACGTCTCGAACGTCGAGACCAGCGCACGGGAAAACATCACGAGCGCCCGCGAAACGGTCGCCTTTGCGGAGGCTGTCGGGTCCCCTGTTCAGGTCGAGATTCCAGCCGGAACCGATCTTTTCGACGTGCCGACACTGGTATACGACGCTTGTGACGAGGCTGAGGTGAAGGTCCAACACACTGCCCCGGAGCTAATGACTGTCGTTAGTGATGCTGCCAGCGATGCGGTCCAAGGCCGCGCTGTTCACGAACGACTCTTGATCGGCGTCACCGACGCTGGCGAGGTTCGCGTCCGCCAGTCGACCGAGTAG
- a CDS encoding metal-binding protein, whose protein sequence is MAETDNWRSALAATGELQPEIVTAILSAHGDRGSRAIEAVSERRVKRYRDFTVVVGYEEEYVIEDGGCSCKDSQYNLDPADPDQRCWHALAVDIADRLGVVDEHDMWYSDVREFM, encoded by the coding sequence GTGGCCGAGACAGACAACTGGCGGTCGGCGCTCGCGGCGACCGGCGAGCTACAGCCGGAGATTGTCACCGCCATCCTCTCGGCCCACGGCGACCGCGGCAGCCGGGCCATCGAAGCGGTTTCCGAACGCCGGGTGAAACGCTACCGGGATTTCACTGTCGTCGTTGGCTACGAGGAAGAGTACGTGATCGAAGATGGCGGTTGTTCCTGCAAGGACAGCCAGTACAACCTCGATCCGGCCGATCCGGACCAGCGGTGTTGGCATGCGCTCGCCGTGGATATTGCCGACCGACTGGGCGTCGTCGACGAACACGATATGTGGTACTCGGACGTGCGGGAATTCATGTGA